DNA from Asanoa sp. WMMD1127:
GCGCGGCCGACGCCGTACCCAGGGGCTCGTCCTGGCGCCGGAACTCCTCGATCGCGGCCAGGGCCTCGCGGAGCGCGCCGTCCACGTCGGCGACCATCGTCGAGGTCCAGGCCATCGCCAGCAGGCCCGCCGCGTGCAGGTACGGGTCGTCGAAGCCGGACAGCAGCGGCTCCAGCCGGCGCCGGGCCGCCAGCGCCGACTCGTCGTCGCCGGTCTCCCGCGCGGTGACGGCCGCCGTCCACAGCAGCTCGGCCCGGGCGTGAACGTCCAGCGTGTCCGCCGTCGGCATCAGCTGGTCGATCCAGGACCGGGCCTCACCGAGATGGTCCCGCTGCGACCAGAAGGGCCACAGCACGCGGAACAGGTGGGGCAGCGGCCGCTGGTCGTGGGCCAGGTACCAGCGCACGGCGGCGGCCAGGTTGCCCGCCTCGAGCTGCAGCCGCTCGACCCATTCGCGCTGCCCGGCGCCGCGCAGTGACCGGTCGGCCAGCAGCGCCATCGCCTCGAAGTGGTCGGCGTGCCGCCGCCGGATCGCGGGCTCGTCGGGCCGCTCCGCGAGCCGCTCGGCGACGAACGCGCGGATCGTCTCCAGCATCCGGCAGCGGGTGCCGAGCTCGGTGTGCTCGAGCTGGATCAGGCTGTGCCGCAGCAGCGCGTCGGTCAGGTCGAGCGTCCGGTCCTCGTCGAGCCCGGCGACGTCGGCCACGGCGGGGATGCTCCAGCCGTCGACGAACGCCGCCGCGATCTCCAGCAGCGACCGCTCCGCCTCGTCGAGCAGGTCCACGCTCCACCGCACCGTGGCGCGCAACGTGCGCTGCCGCTGCGGCAGGTCCACCGCCCCGGAGCCCAGCGCGTCCAGCGACGTGCCCAGCCGGCGCAACAACATGACCGGATCGAGCGTCCGGGTACGCGCGGCGGCGAGCTCGATCGCCAACGGCAGCCCCTCCAACCGCCGGCAGATCTCGGCCACCGTCTCGGCGTTGCGCTCGGTGAGGGCGAAGTCGTAGCGGGCCGCCCGCGCCCGGTCGACGAACAGCGCCACGGCCGGCGTCGCCGCCAGCTCCGCGAGCGACATCGTCGCGGGGTCGGCCGGCAGCGGCAGTGGCGACACGGGATATTCCCGCTCGGCCCGCAGCTCCAGCACCGTCCGGCTCGTCGTCAGCAGGGTCACGCCGGGGCACCGCGTCAGCAGTTCCCCGAGGTCGTCGGCCGCCCCGACCACCTGTTCGAGGTTGTCCACGATGAGCAGCCACCGCTCGTCGCCGAGCCGGCCGCAGATCGCGTCCAACGGCACGTCGGTGCCGGCCAGATCGGCGCCGACCTGGCGAGCGATGACGGCGAGCACCTGCTCGGGCACGGTCACGCCGGCCAGCGGCACGAACACGACGCCGGCCGGGAACCGGTCGCGGACCCGCTCGCCGACCGCGATGGCCAGCCGCGTCTTGCCGACCCCACCCGGCCCGGTCAGCGTCACCAGGCGGGTGTCCGGCTCGCCGACGAGCGCGCTCACCTCGTCGATGGCCCGCTCGCGCCCGATCAGCGAGGTCCGGGCGGCCGGCAGCGGCTCCGGTCCGCGTACCCCCGCTGTGGGGGCCGGCGTGGCCGCGGCGAACCGCTCGCTGAGCAGCATCGCGAGGTCGTCGCGGACGAGCTGGTGGAGCTCGGCGGCGTCGCGGAACGGTCGGTACGACAGCTGGCCCTCGGCGCGCATCCGGGCGATCAGCTCGGTGAGCCTGGGCTCCCGGTCCGGCGCGGGCTCCTTGACGTAGACGAGCCGCGGCAGCGACCGGGCCAGCACGAACTCGTCCTCCAGGCCCGAGATGTCCATGCCGGGGCCCATCCAGCCGTACTCCTGCCAGTAGAGCCCGACGAAGATGTCGCTCTGCGCCAGATATGCCCGGTAGACGGCCCGGGGCGGGTGGGGGCGGGCGCCGAGCTCGAACATCACCGGCGTGAGCCGCAGCGCCTGGATGGCCTGGGCGACGACCTCCCGCTCTGGGGCGAGCTCGCGCAGCGTCGAGCTGACGAACACCCGCAGCCGCTGGTCCGGGGTACGGATCGTCGACCGAGGGCGCGGGGTGGGCTCCACCGCCCCAGTCTCGTGCGGATGGCCGGGTCGCGGGTCGGGGTCGCCGGATCGCGGTGGCGGTGGGGCGGTAGTGGCCCTAGGGTCGCAGGCGCACGCAGCCGGGCTCGAGGTCGCCGATGGAGAGGGCGCCGAGCAGAGCGAGCGTACGGCGCATGTCGGCCCGCAGGAGCTCCAGCGCTCTGGTGACGCCGGCCTCGCCGCCGGCCATCAGCCCGTAGAGGTACGCCCGGCCGACCAGGCCGGCCCGGGCGCCGAGCCCGACCGCGGCTATCACGTCGGCGCCGTCGAGGACGCCACCGTCGACGTAGACCTCCGCCCGGTCGCCGACCGCCTCGACCACCGCGGGCAGCTCCTCGAGCGGTGTCACGGCCCGGTCGAGCTGGCGGCCGCCGTGGTTGGAGACGACGACCGCGTCCGCGCCCGCGTCGACCACGATGCGCGCGTCGGCCGCGCCCTGCACGCCCTTGACGACCAGCGGACCCTTCCAGACGTCGCGCAGCCACTCGAGGTCGGCCGGCGTGGCGCGCGGGTCGAACACCCGGTCGACCAGGTCGGCCAGCGCGCCGTCGGTGCTCGTCAACGACGCGAACCGCAGTGGCGGCGTGGTCAACAGGTGGAACCACCAGCTCGGGTGGCGGGCCATGCCGGCCAAGGTCCGCAGGGTCAGGTCGGGCGGGATGGTCAGCCCGTTGCGCACGTCGCGCAGGCGGGCGCCGGAGACCGGAGTGTCCACGGTGAGCATCAGCGCGCGATAGCCACTGGCCGCGGCCCGGGCCACCAGGTCCTTGGTGGCGCCGCGGTCCTGCCAGAGATAGAGCTGGAACCAGCGGTCGCCACCGGACCCGTCGAGCCCTTCCGGCGGAACCGTGCCCATGGTGGACAGTGTGTAGGGGACACCGGCGGCCGCGGCCGCCGCGGCGACCGCGTGCTCGCCCTCGTGGTGCATCATCCGGGTGAAGCCGGTCGGCGCGAGCACCAGCGGCATCGTGGCGGGCCGGCCGAGCAGCGTGGTGGCGAGGTCCGGGTCGGAGACGTCGCGCAGCACCCGCGGCCGGAACTCGACGCGGGCGAAGGCCGCCCGGCTGCGCGCGAGGCTGATCTCGCCTTCAGCGGCTCCGTCGACGTAGTCGAAGACCGCCCGGGGCGTGTGCCGGCGGGCGATCAGCCGCAGGTCGGCGACGCTGGCGGCGCGGCGCACGCGGGCCGCCCGCCGCCAGGCCGGCGTCTCGATCCGCACCAGCGGCCGGAGGTCGGACCAGCGCGGGAGCTGTCGCGGCACGTGTCGAGACACCCCCTGGCCTCCTCAGCAGGGTCCGACGTCGAGCGCCTCGGTGACGTCGGCGACGTGGAGGCCGGGGTGCGGTCCGCCGGCGAGGGTGTAGAGCGTCGGGCCGACGGACACCACGCCGAGGCCGTGCCGGGGGGTGGGCAACGGTGGCAGGGCGCGCCAGGCGCGGGCGGCGACGTCGTACGCCTCGACCTCGGGAAATGTCTCCTCGCCCTCGCCGCCGATCGCGACGACGAGGCCGGTGCAGGTCGCGGCCGCGGACAGGCCGCCACGCGCGGTCGGGAGCGCGGGGAGCGTCGACCACTCCCCGGTACGCGGGTCGAACGCCTCGAACGCGTCGAGGTTGCCGTCGAGGCCGCGGACCCGGCCGCCCACGGTGTAGACGATGCCGTCGATACCGGCGCCGCCCAGGTGCTCCCGTGGCGTCGGCGGTCCCGGGGCCGTCGTCCACGTGTCGCTCGCGGCGTCGTAGACCAGCATCTCCCGCGCCAGGCCGTCGGGGCCGATGCCACCGGCGACGTGCACCCGGCTGCCGACGGCCACCGCGGTGCCGGCGGCCCGACCGGCGGGCATCGGCGCGAGCGGTTGCCAGGACGAGCCGGTCAGCCGGTACGCGCCGGTGTGTGGCCGGTCGGCGCTGGTGTAGCCGCCGAAGACGTGCACCGCACCGTCCACTGTGGCGGCCATCGCGTGGTCGACCGCCACGGGCAGCGCGGGCCCGGGCGTCCACCGGCCGGTGGTGGTGTCGAGCACCTCGACGGTGGCGACCGAGTCGCCGCCGGTGACCAGGCCGCCCATGACGTAGATCAGCGATCCGGCGGCGGCCGCGACGACCTCGGTGCGGGTCGTCG
Protein-coding regions in this window:
- a CDS encoding DUF4062 domain-containing protein, whose protein sequence is MEPTPRPRSTIRTPDQRLRVFVSSTLRELAPEREVVAQAIQALRLTPVMFELGARPHPPRAVYRAYLAQSDIFVGLYWQEYGWMGPGMDISGLEDEFVLARSLPRLVYVKEPAPDREPRLTELIARMRAEGQLSYRPFRDAAELHQLVRDDLAMLLSERFAAATPAPTAGVRGPEPLPAARTSLIGRERAIDEVSALVGEPDTRLVTLTGPGGVGKTRLAIAVGERVRDRFPAGVVFVPLAGVTVPEQVLAVIARQVGADLAGTDVPLDAICGRLGDERWLLIVDNLEQVVGAADDLGELLTRCPGVTLLTTSRTVLELRAEREYPVSPLPLPADPATMSLAELAATPAVALFVDRARAARYDFALTERNAETVAEICRRLEGLPLAIELAAARTRTLDPVMLLRRLGTSLDALGSGAVDLPQRQRTLRATVRWSVDLLDEAERSLLEIAAAFVDGWSIPAVADVAGLDEDRTLDLTDALLRHSLIQLEHTELGTRCRMLETIRAFVAERLAERPDEPAIRRRHADHFEAMALLADRSLRGAGQREWVERLQLEAGNLAAAVRWYLAHDQRPLPHLFRVLWPFWSQRDHLGEARSWIDQLMPTADTLDVHARAELLWTAAVTARETGDDESALAARRRLEPLLSGFDDPYLHAAGLLAMAWTSTMVADVDGALREALAAIEEFRRQDEPLGTASAALTAGSLETTTGRHDDALAHLRAAHDLAVELDNPWLAATSQILLGTLALARGRLPDARALFAEGLDLSLAAYSTQLVTLCLAMFAQLSFVEGDAERSALLAGAADGLRRRAGLRVWPSLRRPEAELATRLREALGAATFNRVFAKGTALNRPDAVAAANGVP
- a CDS encoding alpha-hydroxy acid oxidase; translation: MSRHVPRQLPRWSDLRPLVRIETPAWRRAARVRRAASVADLRLIARRHTPRAVFDYVDGAAEGEISLARSRAAFARVEFRPRVLRDVSDPDLATTLLGRPATMPLVLAPTGFTRMMHHEGEHAVAAAAAAAGVPYTLSTMGTVPPEGLDGSGGDRWFQLYLWQDRGATKDLVARAAASGYRALMLTVDTPVSGARLRDVRNGLTIPPDLTLRTLAGMARHPSWWFHLLTTPPLRFASLTSTDGALADLVDRVFDPRATPADLEWLRDVWKGPLVVKGVQGAADARIVVDAGADAVVVSNHGGRQLDRAVTPLEELPAVVEAVGDRAEVYVDGGVLDGADVIAAVGLGARAGLVGRAYLYGLMAGGEAGVTRALELLRADMRRTLALLGALSIGDLEPGCVRLRP
- a CDS encoding kelch repeat-containing protein → MRLSPAVLVPVLLFAAACGGGPKQLPLETAPAPPTAGGGWRSLAPAPTTRTEVVAAAAGSLIYVMGGLVTGGDSVATVEVLDTTTGRWTPGPALPVAVDHAMAATVDGAVHVFGGYTSADRPHTGAYRLTGSSWQPLAPMPAGRAAGTAVAVGSRVHVAGGIGPDGLAREMLVYDAASDTWTTAPGPPTPREHLGGAGIDGIVYTVGGRVRGLDGNLDAFEAFDPRTGEWSTLPALPTARGGLSAAATCTGLVVAIGGEGEETFPEVEAYDVAARAWRALPPLPTPRHGLGVVSVGPTLYTLAGGPHPGLHVADVTEALDVGPC